A single region of the Fimbriimonadaceae bacterium genome encodes:
- a CDS encoding helix-turn-helix transcriptional regulator produces MSSIDRSVSVSARCHNRVAAIMVHTGRYSFLGTSRLARDAGVSTSAITRLLHGRSSPRYSTLAKVVKCLEVEIRKPLDVRDVFSPNGTYLTQYVCDLVGCPGCLPDRLYEPNGSRDRRYLHITSGRWTGDTGEFGGVWLKSQEDLGDRQ; encoded by the coding sequence ATGTCGAGTATCGATCGCAGCGTGAGCGTTTCCGCGAGATGCCACAACCGCGTGGCCGCTATCATGGTGCATACGGGCCGCTACTCATTCTTAGGAACATCAAGGCTAGCTCGTGACGCGGGCGTCTCAACTTCGGCAATAACCCGGCTCCTGCATGGCCGGTCTAGTCCTCGGTATAGCACACTGGCCAAGGTTGTCAAGTGCTTAGAGGTTGAGATAAGGAAGCCCCTTGATGTCCGAGATGTCTTCTCACCGAATGGCACATATCTGACGCAGTATGTCTGCGACCTCGTTGGTTGTCCTGGCTGCCTACCGGACCGGTTGTACGAGCCAAATGGAAGCCGTGACCGACGGTATCTGCACATCACGTCCGGTCGTTGGACTGGCGATACCGGAGAGTTTGGCGGCGTTTGGTTGAAGTCTCAAGAAGATTTGGGAGATCGGCAATGA
- a CDS encoding iron-sulfur cluster assembly scaffold protein, with translation MILSPIAAEHVHSPRNAGELEDATHVGTGGTPGEGPYVRLWLILEEGTVRKATYACNGCPSSIAAASMSALLLAGRTVAQALSIDARDVMTVLGGLPEGKEYYADLAVQAIQDALKEELSERQL, from the coding sequence GTGATACTCTCTCCCATAGCAGCAGAGCATGTCCACTCACCGCGCAACGCGGGCGAGCTTGAGGACGCAACCCACGTGGGAACCGGCGGAACGCCGGGCGAGGGTCCCTACGTCCGGCTGTGGCTCATCTTGGAGGAAGGAACCGTCCGCAAGGCCACCTACGCCTGCAACGGCTGCCCGTCTAGCATCGCCGCCGCCAGTATGTCCGCCCTACTGCTCGCCGGAAGAACAGTTGCCCAGGCGCTTTCCATTGATGCTAGGGACGTGATGACCGTACTGGGAGGGCTGCCGGAGGGGAAGGAGTACTACGCAGACCTTGCCGTGCAGGCGATCCAGGACGCTTTGAAGGAAGAACTATCGGAGAGACAGCTATGA
- a CDS encoding replication protein, whose translation MNKPRQYRFIVGTTPFPNFLLDRVMPRLTDTEWRIICIIVRQTYGWSIGSGIRKGSDWLSHFQFKRKTGRQSAAISRAIDVLVRSGLIAVRDRHGYGLYTPAARRRSHSHLNFALHPQVATPKFQKRFALARFRSSEYVNNKRNFDKRKQQHSKHWKFSTGGPLDGQMSILDAEQKPNGTEAQTGS comes from the coding sequence ATGAATAAACCCAGGCAGTACCGCTTCATCGTCGGCACGACGCCGTTTCCCAACTTCCTGCTTGACCGGGTCATGCCCCGTCTCACGGACACCGAGTGGCGGATCATCTGTATAATCGTCCGCCAGACTTACGGCTGGAGCATCGGCTCCGGCATCCGTAAGGGCTCTGACTGGCTTTCTCATTTCCAATTCAAGCGCAAAACAGGCAGGCAGAGCGCAGCGATTTCGCGGGCCATCGACGTGCTGGTCCGGTCCGGTCTGATCGCCGTTCGCGATCGGCACGGGTACGGGCTCTACACCCCTGCGGCTCGGCGGCGGTCGCACTCCCACCTAAACTTTGCACTCCATCCGCAAGTTGCCACTCCCAAGTTTCAAAAACGGTTTGCGCTTGCTCGTTTCCGAAGTTCCGAATACGTAAATAACAAAAGAAACTTTGACAAAAGAAAACAACAACACAGCAAACACTGGAAGTTTTCCACAGGCGGTCCTTTGGATGGTCAGATGTCGATTCTTGATGCCGAACAAAAACCGAACGGAACGGAGGCCCAGACTGGAAGCTGA
- a CDS encoding recombinase family protein, protein MPSDIQYFLYARKSSEEEDRQVQSIPDQNSALLRQAKTLDLQIVDRLEEAHSAKEPGIRPVFASMLERIRKGEANGILCWGTNRLFRNPVDAGEVQWMLQKGIIQSIRTIDREYRPEDNVLLLAVEAAHANQQIIDLSKNVKRGLHEKARRGWWPTKPKPGYRSVIQVIGGRESCVQEPDPDRFSILRRAWEMMLTGAHSVPQILDALESWGYRSLSGKGRAGRPMSRSGLYRLFSDPFYAGRFLYGDEWHEGAYEAMVTVDEFARVQRLLGRHSQIRPQKHEFAFTGLIRCGVCGCMITAERKVKRYPSTGGQREYVYYHCTGRRGCPKNSVSEEFIVRSIGNLLEAWHLDKDAYIIGNEAIDFAEGKVAKNQNEVRRSRQTALDQAQLRLDSLIAMRENQEISAEEFQKRRRIHLQEIWKRESSIEDDSKIIEQNVVQLRRAVRFLHKAPQVFTGGIVSQRRQVASVLVDECVLTLGKLRIRPDPLLLKISRFERPNAPRDMVQIGETMASRPGQRRGRTDMRTLLTEKKWEFNTAGLFDEPDTLSG, encoded by the coding sequence ATGCCAAGCGATATTCAATATTTTCTGTACGCACGGAAAAGCTCTGAAGAGGAAGACCGTCAGGTTCAGAGTATCCCCGATCAGAACTCAGCCCTGCTCCGCCAAGCCAAGACTCTCGATCTGCAGATAGTAGACCGGTTGGAAGAGGCACACTCGGCGAAAGAGCCTGGCATTCGCCCGGTTTTCGCTTCGATGCTTGAACGGATTCGCAAAGGAGAAGCAAATGGGATTCTATGCTGGGGCACAAACAGGCTCTTCCGCAACCCCGTAGATGCAGGTGAGGTTCAGTGGATGCTGCAGAAGGGCATCATTCAATCCATTCGTACCATAGACCGAGAGTATAGGCCGGAGGATAACGTGTTGCTTCTTGCCGTCGAAGCAGCCCACGCCAACCAACAGATCATTGACCTAAGCAAGAACGTTAAACGGGGCCTGCACGAAAAGGCACGGCGCGGTTGGTGGCCCACTAAGCCAAAGCCCGGATACAGATCAGTCATCCAGGTGATCGGTGGAAGGGAATCTTGTGTACAGGAGCCAGACCCCGACCGTTTTTCGATTCTTAGGCGTGCATGGGAGATGATGCTGACAGGTGCACACTCTGTGCCTCAAATCTTGGATGCCCTTGAAAGCTGGGGCTACCGTTCACTATCTGGAAAGGGCAGGGCTGGACGGCCCATGTCTCGGTCAGGGCTTTACCGACTCTTTTCTGACCCATTCTATGCTGGGCGTTTTCTATACGGCGACGAGTGGCATGAAGGTGCATATGAGGCAATGGTAACTGTTGACGAGTTTGCACGAGTCCAACGCCTGCTCGGACGGCATAGCCAGATCAGACCCCAGAAGCACGAGTTTGCCTTTACGGGGCTTATCCGGTGCGGTGTCTGCGGCTGCATGATTACCGCCGAGCGAAAGGTCAAGCGCTACCCTTCAACAGGAGGGCAACGAGAATACGTCTACTACCACTGCACAGGTCGCAGAGGCTGCCCAAAAAACAGCGTTTCTGAGGAGTTCATCGTTCGCAGCATCGGAAACCTGTTGGAGGCTTGGCACCTAGACAAGGATGCCTATATCATAGGTAACGAAGCAATCGACTTCGCTGAGGGAAAGGTTGCAAAGAACCAGAATGAAGTTAGGCGCTCAAGACAGACAGCACTAGACCAAGCTCAATTGCGGCTTGATTCCCTGATTGCGATGAGAGAAAACCAGGAGATTTCTGCCGAAGAATTTCAAAAGAGAAGACGGATCCACCTGCAGGAAATCTGGAAGCGAGAGTCGAGCATAGAAGACGACTCAAAGATAATTGAGCAAAACGTCGTGCAGCTTCGGCGTGCCGTTCGATTCCTTCATAAAGCACCTCAGGTTTTCACCGGCGGCATCGTCAGCCAGCGACGACAGGTTGCAAGCGTATTGGTCGACGAATGTGTTCTCACTCTGGGAAAGCTGAGAATCAGGCCGGACCCGCTACTACTGAAAATAAGCAGGTTCGAACGTCCAAATGCGCCTCGCGATATGGTTCAAATAGGCGAAACTATGGCCTCGCGTCCCGGACAGCGGAGAGGCCGAACTGACATGCGAACTCTGTTAACAGAGAAGAAGTGGGAATTCAATACGGCTGGTCTTTTTGACGAGCCTGATACGCTGTCCGGCTGA
- a CDS encoding restriction endonuclease, translating to MIRLHNHDDSRRYSDHSSSNVFIALERKVRNLDFPSFQICTLLWLSRQGFSHVRSLGRCHQRGRRKNGGADFVALASQDPQVKIAIQLRHCQTPVQRRAIDELWGFMLRNGIPTGLVVSNGRYQDSAQRAINEYPGRPVQLVSLQDLSRSMINLGLGIVQTDTWRVLDERYFDSLTHLRLAGCSVCTANTEPRVHVRPLAVSQSEDFVDVRSGPPSDPLRWVWYVVMILLILAFFASLWLAKESF from the coding sequence ATGATCCGTCTTCACAACCACGACGACAGCCGCCGCTACAGCGACCACAGCAGCAGCAACGTTTTTATTGCTCTTGAGCGAAAAGTGCGAAACCTTGATTTTCCTTCGTTTCAGATTTGCACTTTGCTTTGGCTTAGCAGGCAGGGATTTAGCCACGTTCGTTCGCTTGGCCGCTGCCACCAAAGGGGAAGGCGCAAGAATGGAGGGGCCGACTTTGTAGCCTTGGCATCCCAGGATCCTCAAGTTAAGATTGCGATTCAATTGAGGCATTGCCAGACTCCGGTCCAGCGACGAGCTATCGATGAGCTTTGGGGATTCATGCTTCGCAACGGAATTCCGACCGGACTGGTTGTCTCTAACGGCCGTTACCAAGACTCGGCTCAAAGAGCGATTAACGAGTATCCAGGGCGGCCGGTCCAGTTGGTTTCTCTTCAGGATCTGTCCCGTTCGATGATCAACCTGGGTCTTGGCATTGTTCAGACAGACACGTGGCGGGTACTGGATGAACGCTATTTCGACTCCCTTACACACCTGCGCTTAGCTGGGTGCTCTGTCTGTACCGCGAACACTGAGCCAAGGGTTCATGTCAGGCCGCTGGCAGTTTCCCAATCGGAGGACTTTGTCGATGTTCGGAGCGGTCCACCCAGTGACCCGCTTCGCTGGGTTTGGTACGTCGTTATGATCCTGCTGATCCTGGCCTTCTTCGCTTCGTTATGGCTGGCAAAGGAGTCGTTTTGA
- a CDS encoding site-specific DNA-methyltransferase produces MGKLLSRMIIGDALTELKKLPGESVNCCVTSPPYWQLRDYRVDGQIGLENDPSQYISKLVAVFREVRRVLRKDGTLWLNLGDTYMSAWACSRVSRIGQGAPQAHQRRNRLVGDLKEKDMAGIPWRVAFALQKDGWYLRTDIIWHKPNGLPERVRDRPTRAHEYLFLFSKSRRYYYDVDAIREPHRSKPKNTGKHWPGPMFRNHPSGGSQTLKPRQMFHPLGRNKRTVWTIPVSHGQGGHFATFPEKLVEPCILAGCPLGGVVLDPFAGTGTMLRVALRLGRKGLGIELNPAYPLR; encoded by the coding sequence ATGGGAAAACTACTTAGCCGCATGATCATTGGGGATGCTTTGACGGAGCTCAAGAAGCTTCCGGGCGAGTCGGTAAACTGCTGCGTCACTTCGCCGCCGTACTGGCAATTGCGGGACTACCGAGTTGACGGACAAATTGGATTAGAAAATGATCCATCCCAGTACATAAGCAAGCTCGTAGCCGTCTTTCGAGAAGTTAGGCGGGTTCTGAGGAAGGACGGCACTCTTTGGCTGAATCTGGGCGATACGTATATGTCGGCCTGGGCATGTTCAAGGGTCAGCCGGATCGGGCAGGGAGCGCCCCAGGCACACCAGCGACGAAACCGACTGGTTGGAGATCTCAAAGAAAAAGACATGGCCGGAATCCCTTGGCGGGTGGCATTCGCTCTGCAGAAGGATGGTTGGTATTTGCGCACCGACATTATCTGGCACAAGCCCAACGGCCTGCCCGAGCGCGTCCGTGATCGACCAACTAGGGCACACGAGTACCTTTTCCTCTTCAGCAAGTCAAGGCGGTACTACTACGACGTTGACGCTATCCGTGAGCCCCACCGATCGAAGCCGAAGAACACCGGCAAGCACTGGCCTGGTCCGATGTTTCGTAATCATCCTTCGGGAGGCTCACAAACTCTAAAGCCGAGGCAGATGTTTCACCCTTTGGGCAGAAACAAACGCACCGTTTGGACCATCCCCGTCAGCCATGGCCAAGGAGGTCACTTTGCCACCTTCCCCGAAAAACTGGTTGAACCATGCATCCTGGCAGGCTGCCCGTTAGGAGGAGTGGTTCTCGACCCGTTTGCAGGAACCGGCACAATGCTCCGAGTAGCACTGAGACTCGGTAGAAAGGGATTGGGGATAGAGCTCAACCCCGCTTATCCTCTACGATGA